One part of the Rutidosis leptorrhynchoides isolate AG116_Rl617_1_P2 chromosome 1, CSIRO_AGI_Rlap_v1, whole genome shotgun sequence genome encodes these proteins:
- the LOC139855243 gene encoding uncharacterized protein, with product MGNTETERRRVVVLKEWFDRVDSEKTGNITPIQLQTALAVGNLQFPITIVQQMIRMYDFDRNGTMNFEEFVALNKFLLKVQQAFSDLERGRGFLVPDEVYEALLKLEFSLDSPAFYTVCESFDKEKNGKFRLDDLISLCIFVQSARNLFNSFDASKQGRVTLDLNQFIYCTANCRI from the exons ATGGGGAACACAGAAACAGAAAGAAGAAGGGTGGTAGTTTTGAAAGAGTGGTTCGACCGAGTTGACTCAGAGAAAACAGGCAACATAACACCCATTCAACTACAGACGGCTCTTGCTGTTGGAAATCTTCAATTTCCCATCACTATTGTTCAACAAATGATCAG gatGTATGATTTTGACAGGAATGGAACCATGAATTTTGAAG AATTTGTGGCTCTTAACAAATTTCTTTTAAAG GTTCAACAGGCCTTCTCGGACCTGGAGAG GGGCCGCGGGTTTCTTGTTCCTGATGAAGTCTATGAG GCCTTGCTGAAACTTGAATTCTCTTTGGATTCTCCAGCATTTTACACCGTATGTGAG AGCTTTgataaagaaaagaatggaaaatttCGGCTAGATGATCTGATTTCCCTTTGTATATTTGTACAATCTGCTCG GAACCTTTTTAATTCATTCGATGCTAGTAAGCAGGGGAGGGTGACTCTTGATCTCAATCAATTCATTTACTGTA CTGCAAATTGTAGAATATGA
- the LOC139855235 gene encoding metal-independent phosphoserine phosphatase, producing MELGNRYWILRHGKSIPNETGLIVSSMENGKLEKYKLASEGINQAQLAGELFFKELKENGVPLEHVRICYSPFSRTTHTAKVVASVLNLSLEGPQGKVYDDLRERYFGPLFELQSHDKYTEIWDLDEIDPFMKPKGGESVADVVSRLTSALVQIESEFQGCAILIVSHGDPLQILQTILNAVREAGPIDGGGGDLVSRVEAIKIPSVLSQHRKHALLTGELRAVV from the exons ATGGAGTTGGGAAACAGATACTGGATACTGAGACATGGTAAAAGCATCCCAAATGAAACTGGTTTGATTGTTTCATCCATG GAAAATGGAAAGCTCGAGAAATACAAATTAGCTTCAGAAGGTATCAACCAAGCACAACTGGCTGGAGAATTATTCTTCAAG GAACTCAAGGAAAATGGGGTACCGCTAGAACATGTGCGAATTTGTTACTCTCCCTTCTCAAGAACCACTCACACAGCCAAAGTGGTGGCTTCAGTTTTGAATCTTTCTTTAGAAGGACCTCAAGGCAAG GTTTATGACGATCTTCGAGAGCGTTACTTTGGTCCCTTGTTTGAGCTTCAGTCTCATGATAAA TATACAGAAATCTGGGATCTTGATGAAATAGATCCATTTATGAAGCCAAAAGGTGGGGAAAGTGTTGCTGATGTTGTTTCTAGGCTTACAAGTGCCTTGGTTCAGATTGAGTCCGAATTTCAAGG ATGTGCCATTTTGATTGTGAGCCATGGTGATCCATTGCAAATCCTGCAGACGATACTCAATGCAGTTCGTGAAGCGGGACCCATTGATGGTGGGGGTGGTGATCTGGTTTCACGAGTAGAGGCAATCAAAATTCCATCAGTTTTATCACAACACCGAAAGCACGCATTGCTGACAGGAGAACTCAGAGCAGTTGTATGA